A region of Methyloversatilis discipulorum DNA encodes the following proteins:
- the aceK gene encoding bifunctional isocitrate dehydrogenase kinase/phosphatase, with the protein MNLPAGQNQVALAIAQALIDGFDKHYTLFRAVSGTAKQRFEQADWPGQQRCIRERIQYYDDRVRECVDRLHNEFHADSLDDNTWQQVKLLYIGLLVNHRQPELAETFFNSVTTKILHRKYFHNDFIFVRPAISTELIESSPPTWRSYYPNQTGLRAAVKQIFIDFDWQRHFTDLDRDVDYIMRAALEHVGGDWPAREANLQIQVLNSAYYRNKAAYVIGKAINGHLEYPFMVTVLHDRKGGLFLDTILLEPWRVSVMFSLSRAYFMADMQVPSANVHFLRTLMPKKPRSEIYTMMGLGKQGKTMFFRDLINHLRHSNDNFVEAPGIRGLVMLVFMLPSYPYVFKIIKDKFGSSKDTDRATVKRKFLMVKQVDRVGRMADTIEYSDIALPAHRFSPELLEQLDQLAPSMIERDGDTLVIRHCYIERRMIPLNIFLETANEEQIDHAVYEYGNAIRELAVANIFPGDLLWKNFGVTRYGRVVFYDYDEIEFLTDCNFRRIPPAPSPEYEMSGEVWYSVQRNDIFPEEFATFLLSTPKVRAAFLKYHRDLLDVKFWQETQQRIREGHIQDFFPYPEELRFARRFGHLQGRPVASA; encoded by the coding sequence ATGAATCTTCCTGCCGGGCAGAACCAGGTTGCGCTGGCCATCGCACAGGCGCTGATTGACGGCTTCGACAAGCACTACACGCTGTTCCGTGCCGTCAGCGGTACGGCCAAGCAACGGTTCGAACAGGCGGACTGGCCGGGGCAGCAGCGCTGCATCCGCGAGCGCATCCAGTACTACGACGACCGTGTGCGCGAGTGCGTGGACCGGCTGCACAACGAGTTCCACGCCGACTCGCTGGACGACAACACCTGGCAGCAGGTGAAGCTGCTCTACATCGGCCTGCTGGTGAACCACCGGCAACCGGAACTGGCCGAAACCTTCTTCAATTCGGTCACGACGAAGATCCTGCATCGCAAGTACTTCCACAACGACTTCATCTTCGTGCGTCCGGCCATCTCGACCGAACTGATCGAGAGTTCTCCGCCGACCTGGCGCAGCTATTACCCGAACCAGACCGGTCTGCGCGCCGCGGTGAAGCAGATCTTCATCGACTTCGACTGGCAGCGTCATTTCACCGACCTCGACCGCGACGTCGACTACATCATGCGCGCCGCGCTCGAACATGTTGGCGGTGACTGGCCGGCGCGTGAGGCCAATCTGCAGATCCAGGTGCTGAACTCCGCCTACTACCGCAACAAGGCGGCCTACGTGATCGGCAAGGCGATCAACGGTCACCTCGAGTACCCGTTCATGGTCACCGTGCTGCACGACCGCAAGGGTGGGCTCTTCCTCGACACCATCCTGCTGGAGCCCTGGCGCGTCAGCGTCATGTTCTCGCTGTCGCGCGCCTACTTCATGGCCGACATGCAGGTGCCGTCGGCCAACGTGCATTTCCTGCGCACGCTGATGCCGAAGAAGCCGCGCTCCGAGATCTACACGATGATGGGGCTGGGCAAGCAGGGCAAGACGATGTTCTTCCGCGACCTGATCAACCATCTGCGTCACTCGAACGACAACTTCGTCGAGGCGCCGGGCATCCGCGGTCTGGTCATGCTGGTGTTCATGCTTCCGTCCTATCCCTACGTGTTCAAGATCATCAAGGACAAGTTCGGCAGCTCGAAGGACACCGACCGCGCGACGGTGAAGAGAAAGTTCCTGATGGTGAAGCAGGTGGACCGCGTGGGCCGCATGGCCGACACCATCGAGTATTCGGACATCGCGCTGCCGGCGCACCGTTTCTCGCCGGAGTTGCTGGAACAGCTGGACCAGCTGGCGCCGTCGATGATCGAGCGCGATGGCGACACGCTGGTCATCCGCCACTGTTATATCGAGCGGCGGATGATTCCGCTCAACATCTTCCTGGAAACGGCAAACGAGGAGCAGATCGACCACGCGGTGTACGAGTACGGCAACGCGATCCGCGAACTGGCGGTCGCCAACATCTTCCCGGGCGATCTGCTGTGGAAGAACTTCGGCGTCACCCGCTACGGTCGCGTCGTGTTCTACGACTACGACGAGATCGAGTTCCTGACCGACTGCAATTTCCGCCGCATCCCGCCGGCGCCCAGCCCGGAGTATGAGATGTCCGGTGAGGTGTGGTACTCGGTGCAGCGCAACGACATCTTCCCCGAGGAGTTCGCCACCTTCCTGCTGTCGACGCCCAAGGTGCGTGCGGCCTTCCTGAAGTATCACCGCGATCTGCTGGATGTGAAGTTCTGGCAGGAGACGCAGCAGCGCATCCGCGAAGGCCACATCCAGGACTTCTTCCCCTACCCGGAGGAACTGCGCTTCGCGCGTCGCTTCGGCCACCTGCAGGGGCGGCCGGTGGCCAGTGCGTGA